The following are from one region of the Paenalkalicoccus suaedae genome:
- a CDS encoding bifunctional diguanylate cyclase/phosphodiesterase yields the protein MRVMRIRTLSLIVIGLFLILFFFFIQFFMTPALLDEANEFDEKVLDSDVSRVSNYLTMESDNLMRQNIDWSMWDDTYFFVNNQSDSYISDNLENDVLLNNRIQMIIYLDSQGSIFHSHAIDENGESTSVSSSFLERVTQLATDGEDVFFESLDGIPVLLASHPITRNDRTGESGLLLMGRIINEDYLQTLAESLSLDVALASPERDAFVSSQDKISADHMIEDVNQNTIIPLNIAADRFFYHEKQANLFNLKILVSVVLLSLASLFYFFFKSFVLDPVKRLAAILQESTATNTSESQLSGPFNITATEINQIELEFKQMITNIQLANEEITEMAYHDQLTKLRNRFYLTKKFDEFVNQDTRKRAVVFFDLDGFKKVNDIWGHEVGDLLLKKVAKRLKRHFKDENTIIARVGGDEFSVILPFEEKEAMLIQITEMRGELAQAFRLGSITVSISASVGISMYPDDGDQLSGLIKKADEAMYESKARGKNQLTLYQDLLVGSAFTKVETLKKDAQFVLENNQLHLVFQPIFKGENPLITGVEALLRWNHPKFGSLSPDLFIDLFEETGVINEIGIWVLKEGISKLSMWHRSGHRSLSLSFNFSKTQLQSYQAFLDELDKALKETNVAPSSIIIEITESEVSYYDNELMHFIKEIQKRNVKIAFDDFGKGSTSLSGLRKHPVDVVKIDRSFMESIPFENFNASLLTGICTLLNQLNIEIIAEGIENEAQFKFLLNHPGIKMQGYYFSKPITPEAVTELLSDMEGNQSKLV from the coding sequence ATGAGGGTTATGCGGATAAGGACACTGTCTTTAATTGTAATTGGACTATTTTTAATCTTATTTTTCTTTTTTATTCAATTTTTCATGACGCCTGCGTTGTTAGATGAAGCAAATGAATTTGATGAAAAAGTACTTGATAGTGACGTATCAAGAGTGAGTAACTATCTTACAATGGAATCTGATAACTTAATGAGGCAAAATATCGACTGGTCTATGTGGGACGATACGTACTTCTTTGTGAACAATCAGAGTGATAGTTATATCTCAGATAATCTAGAAAATGACGTGCTGCTTAACAATCGGATTCAAATGATCATCTATCTTGATAGTCAGGGAAGTATTTTTCATTCACATGCTATAGATGAGAATGGTGAGAGCACCTCTGTGTCTTCCTCTTTTTTGGAGAGAGTAACACAACTTGCAACTGATGGGGAGGATGTATTTTTTGAGAGTCTTGATGGTATTCCTGTTTTACTAGCTTCTCACCCTATCACTAGAAATGATCGGACTGGTGAGTCAGGGCTTCTACTCATGGGCAGAATAATTAATGAGGATTATCTACAAACATTAGCAGAGTCACTTTCTTTAGATGTTGCTCTAGCTAGCCCAGAGCGTGATGCGTTTGTAAGTAGCCAAGATAAAATTAGCGCAGACCATATGATTGAGGACGTCAACCAAAACACCATTATTCCTTTAAATATAGCTGCTGATCGCTTTTTTTATCATGAAAAGCAAGCAAATCTATTTAACTTAAAAATACTAGTGAGTGTTGTTCTTCTATCGCTAGCATCCTTATTCTATTTCTTCTTTAAATCCTTTGTTTTAGATCCAGTTAAAAGGCTTGCGGCCATTCTTCAAGAATCTACGGCTACAAATACTAGTGAAAGTCAATTAAGTGGGCCATTTAATATTACAGCAACAGAAATTAATCAAATAGAACTTGAATTTAAACAGATGATTACTAATATTCAATTGGCAAATGAAGAAATCACGGAGATGGCTTATCATGATCAACTAACAAAGCTCAGGAATCGGTTTTATCTTACGAAAAAGTTTGATGAGTTTGTGAATCAGGATACTAGGAAAAGAGCCGTTGTCTTTTTTGACTTAGATGGCTTTAAGAAAGTGAATGATATATGGGGGCATGAAGTAGGAGATTTGTTACTTAAAAAGGTCGCCAAAAGGTTGAAGCGTCATTTTAAGGATGAAAATACTATTATCGCAAGAGTTGGAGGCGATGAGTTCTCGGTCATTCTCCCTTTTGAGGAGAAGGAAGCGATGCTTATTCAAATCACTGAAATGAGAGGAGAGCTTGCACAGGCCTTTCGGCTCGGTTCTATTACAGTTAGTATTTCTGCGAGCGTCGGTATTAGCATGTATCCAGATGATGGTGATCAGTTATCTGGATTGATAAAGAAAGCCGATGAAGCGATGTATGAGTCTAAGGCTAGAGGTAAAAATCAGCTTACGCTATATCAGGATCTTCTCGTCGGTAGTGCATTTACTAAGGTAGAAACGTTGAAGAAGGACGCCCAGTTTGTTTTAGAAAATAATCAGCTTCACCTCGTTTTCCAACCTATATTTAAGGGAGAAAATCCTTTGATAACTGGAGTAGAAGCTTTATTGAGATGGAATCATCCTAAATTTGGTTCTCTTTCTCCAGATTTATTTATAGATCTATTCGAGGAGACTGGTGTGATCAATGAGATAGGGATTTGGGTGTTAAAGGAAGGGATCAGCAAGCTTAGTATGTGGCACCGCAGTGGGCATCGAAGCTTGAGCTTATCGTTTAATTTCTCAAAGACACAGCTTCAATCCTATCAAGCCTTTTTGGATGAGCTTGATAAAGCTCTGAAAGAAACCAATGTTGCACCTTCCTCGATCATTATTGAAATAACGGAAAGTGAAGTTTCTTATTATGACAATGAGCTGATGCATTTTATTAAAGAAATTCAAAAGAGAAACGTCAAAATTGCGTTCGATGACTTTGGTAAGGGAAGCACCTCACTCTCGGGCCTTAGAAAGCATCCAGTAGATGTAGTAAAAATTGATCGCAGCTTTATGGAAAGCATTCCTTTTGAAAACTTTAATGCAAGCTTACTTACAGGAATTTGTACGCTACTAAATCAGCTTAATATCGAAATCATTGCAGAAGGAATCGAAAATGAAGCGCAATTTAAATTCCTATTAAATCATCCTGGAATAAAGATGCAGGGCTATTACTTTAGTAAACCAATCACGCCCGAAGCAGTAACGGAGCTGTTAAGCGACATGGAGGGTAACCAGTCGAAGCTTGTGTGA
- a CDS encoding helix-turn-helix domain-containing protein → MAKYSEEFKMKLVSEYLNGNLGYKLLAKKYNMPSRTPLQNWVRSYKTQGVEGLKRRRTNEAYSVQFKVDTIQFMLETGASFQETAEQFRLNNPALIYSWMKTFNEQGLGGLKPRSKERPSMSKNSNKSKGKEEKKLTREDELERENELLRLENAYLKKLRAFRENPNAFHEKHKQQWRSNSKKKDTD, encoded by the coding sequence ATGGCCAAATATAGTGAAGAATTTAAAATGAAACTTGTTAGCGAATATTTGAATGGAAATCTCGGGTATAAATTATTAGCTAAAAAGTATAATATGCCCTCTCGAACTCCACTACAAAATTGGGTAAGATCCTATAAAACGCAAGGGGTTGAAGGATTAAAACGAAGAAGAACGAATGAGGCGTACTCTGTTCAATTTAAAGTGGATACGATACAATTTATGCTTGAGACAGGTGCTTCTTTTCAGGAAACTGCTGAACAATTTAGATTAAATAATCCTGCTTTAATTTACAGTTGGATGAAAACATTTAATGAACAAGGATTAGGAGGCCTGAAACCAAGATCAAAGGAGCGACCTTCTATGTCTAAAAACAGTAATAAATCAAAGGGAAAAGAAGAGAAGAAGTTAACACGTGAAGACGAACTAGAACGCGAGAATGAACTGTTGCGGCTAGAAAATGCCTACCTAAAAAAGTTGAGAGCTTTTCGAGAGAATCCGAATGCCTTCCACGAAAAGCACAAGCAACAGTGGCGTTCGAACTCAAAGAAGAAGGATACCGATTAA
- a CDS encoding IS3 family transposase: MAFELKEEGYRLKDILVIVGIPESTYHYHVKNFGKEDPDRELKEVITELFKAFHERYGYKRITKELKKSAWCINHKKVYRLMRELGLKCVKFMRKSRRYNSYKGKVGKVAKNRLSRRFSTPIPFQKLVTDITEFKCLGEEKLYLNPLLDLYNGEIIAFGIKKRPTLDLVMEPLKETIEVLGAQATYRTTIHSDQGWHYQHNQWVRTLKENKVFQSMSRKATCADNASIENFFGILKQEMYYGEKLVSYEELKRQIEEYIYWYNHIRSKEKLAGFNPVEYRTQTSQLAA; the protein is encoded by the coding sequence GTGGCGTTCGAACTCAAAGAAGAAGGATACCGATTAAAAGATATTCTAGTTATTGTAGGTATTCCAGAATCAACCTACCACTATCATGTGAAAAACTTTGGGAAAGAAGATCCGGATAGAGAACTAAAAGAAGTCATTACTGAGCTGTTTAAGGCGTTTCATGAACGTTATGGTTATAAACGCATTACCAAGGAATTAAAGAAATCAGCCTGGTGTATTAATCACAAAAAAGTGTATCGACTTATGAGGGAATTAGGGTTAAAATGCGTAAAGTTTATGAGGAAGTCTCGTAGATACAATTCTTATAAGGGTAAGGTTGGAAAGGTAGCGAAGAATCGACTGTCCCGCCGATTTAGCACGCCTATTCCTTTTCAGAAATTAGTAACCGACATTACAGAATTCAAATGTCTAGGAGAAGAGAAATTGTACTTAAATCCACTCCTTGATCTTTACAATGGGGAAATTATCGCGTTTGGTATCAAGAAACGTCCAACATTAGATCTTGTCATGGAACCTTTAAAAGAAACAATAGAAGTACTAGGAGCTCAGGCAACCTATCGTACGACTATCCACTCCGATCAAGGCTGGCATTATCAGCACAACCAATGGGTGAGGACATTAAAAGAAAATAAAGTATTTCAAAGCATGTCACGTAAAGCAACCTGCGCAGACAATGCTTCAATAGAGAATTTCTTTGGTATATTAAAACAAGAAATGTATTATGGAGAAAAATTAGTGAGCTACGAAGAATTAAAAAGGCAGATTGAAGAATATATTTACTGGTACAACCATATACGATCAAAAGAAAAATTGGCTGGTTTTAATCCAGTCGAATACCGAACACAAACCAGCCAATTAGCTGCATAA
- a CDS encoding alpha/beta hydrolase fold domain-containing protein codes for MTIHTYNKKRSIQSRILEKYLILRGTKKEFSTEKNTTKMINKKAIENTKPYLIKKGVVTSSLQEDTHEEMQVFTINDRNAPEQKVILYLHGGAWTKQPLPFHWKLMDKLAQSLDAKIIAPIYPKVPNFTYQDTYSKLLTLYKNTLSTVNSADQLTIMGDSSGGNISLGLAQLLKQNDLPQPKDIILLSAALDLSLENPLIPEYEKRDPMLSIGGVTVITKVWAGDKTLKDPLISPYHGDLQGLAKITHFVGTHEIICPDAIKLDKKLTEQGIDIQTYVYPKMNHVFVIMPLPEAQDAQQKIIAIIGS; via the coding sequence ATGACCATACATACCTACAACAAAAAACGCTCCATCCAAAGCCGTATTCTCGAAAAATACTTAATTCTAAGAGGAACGAAGAAAGAATTTTCGACCGAAAAAAATACGACGAAGATGATCAACAAAAAGGCCATCGAAAACACGAAGCCATATCTGATCAAAAAAGGCGTCGTCACCAGCTCGCTACAAGAAGACACCCACGAAGAGATGCAGGTGTTCACGATAAATGACCGCAACGCCCCCGAGCAAAAAGTCATCCTCTACCTTCACGGCGGGGCATGGACGAAGCAGCCGCTCCCGTTCCACTGGAAGCTCATGGACAAGCTCGCTCAGTCGCTAGACGCAAAAATCATTGCGCCCATTTATCCGAAAGTGCCCAATTTTACCTACCAGGACACGTATTCCAAGCTACTCACCCTGTATAAAAACACCCTCAGCACGGTCAACAGCGCCGATCAGCTGACGATCATGGGAGATTCTTCTGGCGGAAATATCTCACTCGGCCTCGCGCAACTTTTAAAACAGAATGATCTGCCGCAGCCAAAGGACATCATTTTATTATCAGCAGCGCTCGACCTCTCTCTCGAAAATCCGCTTATACCAGAGTACGAAAAACGTGATCCTATGCTTTCCATTGGAGGCGTAACGGTCATAACGAAGGTTTGGGCCGGCGACAAAACACTCAAGGATCCGCTGATCAGCCCGTATCACGGTGACTTGCAGGGGCTCGCGAAGATCACGCATTTCGTTGGGACACATGAGATCATTTGCCCGGACGCCATCAAGCTCGACAAGAAGCTGACCGAGCAAGGCATCGACATCCAAACCTACGTGTACCCTAAAATGAATCACGTCTTTGTGATCATGCCGCTCCCCGAAGCGCAGGACGCCCAGCAAAAAATCATCGCCATCATCGGTAGCTAA